The window ATAATTTTTGTGAAATAAATTTTGAGCCAATAAATATATTGACTGTAAAATTTATTCTGCTATTTGATTTTTATTAATAATACTGCGACTTGCTAACTGCCGATACACATAGGCTGAAGCTACCATTACCACTGGAACCGCCACTAGTAGGCCAACTACCAAAGCTAACAGTCCTAGGATTTCAACTCCAATCATGGTCAAGCCAAAAAGCAAAATCTGCCAACGACTGCCTTTGGTAATTTTGGCACTTTCTTTTAAGGCTTCGATTGGCCCTAAGTTTTTATCGATAATCACAAATGGCATATAAGCATATTTAATGGCCCACATAATACCAGGGACGATGAGAAGAACTAAACCTACAGTGACTATTAAACCATACAGAATTGAAGCAAGAAAATACTTAACAATATATGGTAGGGTACTAAATAACTCATTAAATTCAGGTTTTTCTCCGTCAACAAAAGCCAGGGTAATCTTCATCATTCCTAAGCCAATCATCAGGCTAATAGCTGTTGAAATTAGCTGAAAGATAATGGTCAAAAAAACTGGACCATCTTCCAAGGCTTTAGTTACAAAACTACTCATAAAACTAATGCCAAATAGAATTAAAAGTAGGAGCAAGAAAAAGCCGAGATTTTGTTTAACAGTTTGCCAAGCAAAAGAAACGGCTTCTGAAGTGGAAAATGCAGTTGCCATATGTGATTAAAACTTAGTAACTACTTTCATAGTAACAAAAACTTTGCTTGGAATACAAGTCTAATATAGAAAATTGCTAATAACTTAAAATAGTCCTAGTTGAGATTGAGAGGGAGTATTGTCTGTCGCACCATTACCCCAGATTTTAACCGTTCCAAAGACACCATCATACCCAGGTTCAACTACAATGTCACCAGACCGAACCTTGGCTATAGCTTGACCAAGTTTAGTTCCTCCAACACTTTCTATGGCCTTAATATCAACTTCCCGCAAAATAGCTAACTCAGATTTAAATTGATCAATCAGTTGATCATATAAGATAGCTACTGCTTTAGTATTAACTCCTTTTTCTAATATTTCAGCAATGATTTCTTTAAGTGGTACTAACATCACATATGGGTTTGTACCTGACTGCTCTGCTTGATAATGAGTAATACCCTGCTTGTCTGTTTTTTTGACAATTTCCACATCCCGACTAGCCAACTGCTCCACTCGACCCATAACTCCTAAAGTCAAAGGTTTGCCACAAACATGACACATTTGCCCTCTACTCCGAGTTTCTTGTGGCAATTGCCTGATATTACATTTAGCATGACCATCGACATGATATTTGCCTTCTTCAGGATAAAATTCAATTGTTTCTTTGATTCGCCAATCACCTTTTTTCTGCAAAGCAGCTTTAAAATCTTGGTAGCTAAAATTTTCTTTGTTTTTGCTTTCAAAAATTGTTAATTCCCGGCCTAGTTTATCCGGACTATGAGCATCAGAAAAAGACACAATTGAACGATTATCAAATTCGGTAATCCGCCAGTTCATCGCTGGATCAGAAGATAGTCCGGTTTCTACTGCATAAATTTTCTCCGCATATGTACCGCAGCATTCCCGCAAGCTATCAAAACCTGATTTAGAGCCTAAAAGTCCAAACCATGGCGTCCAAACATGAGCCGGAATGAGGATAATGTCTTCTGAAATGCCAAATAAAAGTTTGCATAGGTCAATTATCGATAAACCAATAATGGGCCGGCCATCAGACATCAGGTTGCAACCCCTATTTCTCATAGCTTCATTAATTTTCTTAACTGTCTCAAGATTAGGAGCAAACACTAAGATATGAATCCGCCGCCCCTTACCTCCTTGACTATAAATACAGGAAATTTCAGTTCCTAAAATGTATAAAGCTCCTTCTGACTCTGATTTAACTCGGTAAATACCTTGTTTTGTTTCTTCCAGCTGACTCTCTAATTCTCGAATCCAAAGCGGATGAGTAAAATCACCAGTAGCCAGTAAATCAATTCCTTTAACTTTAGCCATTTTAGCCATAATTGGCAGTGTCATATTTTTAGAAACGGCTCGGGAATATTTAGAATGAAGGTGAAGATCTGCTACTAATTGCATAAGAGACAGCTTAACTTAATTTTGCAAAAAAAGAAACTGCTACAATAGTGTAATGACTAAAAAAAGAGTTTTGATTACCACAGTCAGAGAAGGACATAAAAGTATCGCTAACGCTATAGAAGCCTTATTGAGCCAACAATATCAAGTAAAACAAACTCCTGACAACTATTTCGACATTCTCTTTAGACCTTATTCAAAATCGATTCAATTTTTTCCTTATATCATGTATATTCCTTTTTTTCTGGCAAAAAATGAGTATTTTAATAAGTTGAGTCGTCAAGCCTTCAAAAAAACTGCCTATCAAAAAACACTAAAAGACGTACTTTCATTTCAACCTCATTGTATTATTTCAACCTATTTTGGCTTTAATGAAGCTTTAAATCAGATCTGTAAAGCTAAAAAAATACCATGGTTTAATATTGTTACTGATCCTAGAATTGCACACTCAAATTTACTCGATAAAAAAACACTTAATTTAGTTTTTGATCAGGAGTTATCTGATACAGCTCAACATGCATACAACATTGCAAAAGACAAACTTCTGGTTAGTGGTTGGTTTGTTCATCCCAAATTTTATCAACACGATAGTTCAGAACAAATGTGGCGGTTTTTTGACTTTAACCCTAAGGTGTTTACTATTTTAATTTGTGGTGGCAGCGAAGGCATGAGCGCTATTTTAAAAATTTTACCAGCTTTTATTAATTCTCCCAAGCCAGTTCAGGTAATCATTGTTTGTGGTAAAAATAAAATCTTAGCAAGGTTAATTAAGCAATTTTTAAGGAGTACTAAATCATTATTACCTCAAAGTCATAATGCAAATATTAAGGTGCTGGGTTTTACAACTAAAATGCCCGAACTTATGAGTATGGCTAATTTAGTGGTAGGTAAGGCTGGCCCTAATTTGCTTTTTGAAGCAGTGGCAAGCCAGAAACCTTTCCTAGCCATTTCCCATATGCCTGGCCAAGAAGAACCTAATCTAAAGCTTATTAAAGATTTGAAACTTGGTTTTGTAGAAGAAAATCCTTTAAAAACTATTCCTTTGCTACACAAAATTATCACCTACCCCAGAATTTTAAAACGCTTTAGTCAAGGTATTACAAAAATAAGAAATCACAATCAAAAATCTGCTCAGGTTTTACAAACCTATCTCAAACAAAAATTAGGCTAAGCTATACTCTATAAAAAGAAAGAGCGCATAAAGCCCAACCAAAACTAGACCTTCCCAACGCTGCAATATTAATTTGGTTCTTACAAACAGCCACAGCAAGGCAAAGCCAAATAAAAACATGATAGAAGCTGTTAAAACTGAAGTACTTCC of the Candidatus Beckwithbacteria bacterium genome contains:
- a CDS encoding DUF975 family protein, which codes for MATAFSTSEAVSFAWQTVKQNLGFFLLLLLILFGISFMSSFVTKALEDGPVFLTIIFQLISTAISLMIGLGMMKITLAFVDGEKPEFNELFSTLPYIVKYFLASILYGLIVTVGLVLLIVPGIMWAIKYAYMPFVIIDKNLGPIEALKESAKITKGSRWQILLFGLTMIGVEILGLLALVVGLLVAVPVVMVASAYVYRQLASRSIINKNQIAE
- a CDS encoding DNA helicase UvrD is translated as MQLVADLHLHSKYSRAVSKNMTLPIMAKMAKVKGIDLLATGDFTHPLWIRELESQLEETKQGIYRVKSESEGALYILGTEISCIYSQGGKGRRIHILVFAPNLETVKKINEAMRNRGCNLMSDGRPIIGLSIIDLCKLLFGISEDIILIPAHVWTPWFGLLGSKSGFDSLRECCGTYAEKIYAVETGLSSDPAMNWRITEFDNRSIVSFSDAHSPDKLGRELTIFESKNKENFSYQDFKAALQKKGDWRIKETIEFYPEEGKYHVDGHAKCNIRQLPQETRSRGQMCHVCGKPLTLGVMGRVEQLASRDVEIVKKTDKQGITHYQAEQSGTNPYVMLVPLKEIIAEILEKGVNTKAVAILYDQLIDQFKSELAILREVDIKAIESVGGTKLGQAIAKVRSGDIVVEPGYDGVFGTVKIWGNGATDNTPSQSQLGLF